In Abditibacteriota bacterium, a genomic segment contains:
- a CDS encoding ATP-binding protein, whose translation MLQRKIYRQIEDFYRKRPGRALMIVGARQVGKSFIVEEFCRARYESFVKLDFIEDPQLISLFSGAKNAEEILLRMSAVFGDRMLPGKTMIFFDEVQECRELITQIKYLLQEGSYDYILSGSLLGTVFRDLVSAPVGYMDIVRMYPLDFEEFAAANGVGRAAIDALREAFAAKTPVDPYVHGRMLQLWELYLIVGGMPAAVSAYLDTHNLKRVAAEQLAILRLYRHDISKYDEKDRLYLNEIFDLIPAELNSKNKRFVLKDLHEKARFDKYYDSFLWLKNAGAALPARVVAELRAPLLLSASQNLFKLFSCDVGLLAAQYGGGIQLRILQRETAVNFGSIYENAAAQELTAHGYALYYYNGKKLGELDFLIEEGGNVVPVEIKSGKDYYRHNAMNNVLEREEFGLDRGYVFCNGNTETAGRITYYPVYMLMFLQKKELPEEMVYDADFSDLGDRER comes from the coding sequence ATGCTCCAAAGAAAGATATATCGGCAGATCGAAGATTTTTACAGAAAAAGGCCCGGCAGAGCCCTGATGATAGTCGGGGCGCGTCAGGTGGGCAAGTCGTTCATCGTGGAAGAGTTTTGCCGGGCCCGGTACGAGAGCTTTGTCAAGCTGGATTTTATAGAAGATCCTCAGCTGATCTCTCTGTTTTCCGGCGCAAAGAACGCAGAGGAGATCCTCCTGCGTATGTCGGCTGTGTTTGGCGACAGGATGCTGCCCGGCAAGACAATGATCTTTTTTGACGAAGTCCAGGAGTGCAGAGAGCTGATCACGCAGATCAAATATCTGCTGCAGGAAGGAAGCTATGACTACATCCTCAGCGGTTCGCTCCTCGGGACGGTCTTCCGCGATCTCGTCTCCGCTCCGGTGGGCTACATGGACATAGTGCGGATGTATCCGCTGGACTTTGAAGAATTTGCCGCAGCCAACGGGGTGGGCCGGGCCGCGATCGACGCGCTGAGGGAGGCTTTCGCCGCAAAAACTCCGGTGGATCCCTACGTCCACGGGCGGATGCTGCAGCTCTGGGAGCTGTATCTGATCGTCGGGGGAATGCCGGCTGCAGTCTCGGCGTATCTGGATACTCATAATCTGAAACGCGTGGCTGCGGAACAACTGGCGATCCTGCGGCTTTACCGTCATGACATATCCAAATATGACGAAAAGGATCGGCTGTATCTGAACGAGATCTTTGACCTCATTCCCGCCGAGCTGAACTCCAAAAACAAAAGGTTTGTGTTGAAAGACCTGCATGAAAAAGCCCGCTTTGACAAGTACTATGACAGCTTTCTGTGGCTGAAAAACGCCGGCGCAGCCCTCCCGGCGCGGGTGGTGGCCGAACTCAGGGCGCCTCTGCTGCTTTCGGCGTCGCAAAACCTGTTCAAGCTGTTTTCCTGTGACGTCGGCCTGCTGGCTGCGCAGTATGGCGGCGGGATCCAGCTCAGGATCCTGCAGCGCGAAACGGCCGTCAATTTTGGCTCTATATATGAAAACGCAGCGGCACAGGAGCTGACCGCCCACGGTTATGCGCTGTATTACTACAACGGCAAGAAGCTTGGCGAGCTGGATTTCCTGATAGAAGAAGGCGGAAACGTGGTGCCCGTTGAGATCAAATCGGGCAAGGATTATTACCGCCACAACGCCATGAACAACGTTCTGGAGCGTGAGGAATTCGGACTTGACAGGGGATATGTTTTCTGCAACGGCAATACGGAGACGGCGGGCAGGATAACCTATTACCCGGTATATATGCTCATGTTTCTGCAAAAGAAGGAACTGCCGGAGGAAATGGTGTATGACGCCGATTTTTCCGACTTGGGAGACAGGGAACGCTGA
- a CDS encoding DUF3427 domain-containing protein: MSDSNTLKPGIYENVVTKDIKEALRGVPERRKSLRDIDKAEAPRILAEYAAEVIRKKLEELSDQSSFSGQIGLINKIIDSIAADSGDDFYKGFEVSLEPDGTDKKAKQLLALLSAQELGNRSADDLVRPETSLSQSSLFTGAGAEPQMFGELRKEIASSSSIDILVSFIKWSGLRLIIEELREFTINGGRLRVIATTYTGATDEKAMVELSKLPNTEIKISYNTKSARLHAKAYMFYRNTGFHTAYVGSSNISNPALTSGLEWNLKLTAKDQPDTLKKIRATFGSYWKASDFEVFTGSEEDRGRLRQALAADKSLSTTITPYYTGFEFRPFWYQDNILNQLQAEREVHDSYKNLIVAATGTGKTMIAAFDYKNFYKANSQSKNRLLFVAHRKEILEQSLNTYRAVLRDQNFGELYVDRYRPEKFDHVFASIQTLNSNDNYKDFPADHFDYIVVDETHHLAAESYRLIFEYFTPKILLGMTATPERMDGQSILPNFNNRIAAEIRLPEAINKKILCPFQYFGISDPVDLASVRWRNGGYDPSDLERVYTESNGAKQRVGKIVNSLDKYLTDIGQTKGLGFCATVKHAEFMAEEFNEANIPSIALSAHSSDEERGSAKARLKSGDIKFIFTVDLYNEGVDIPDVNTVLFLRPTQSLTVFLQQLGRGLRLADGKECLTCFDYVGNANKKYNFEDKFNALITKRDGSLEHEIKNGFVNVPKGCSITLEKTAQETILKNIRENLSTIKGIRERIVDYRDDHDGQCPTLTEFLNNTGIDPERIYGKQKYSFSGLCRVVEGKPELDEPLVETMQKAFPRFLYWDSKTLIEFMLQILPTLSDKTDLSSLTPNENRMLKMFYATVWSKIDGWGTSEANSNLYNFSKSPVMRGELIELLEYRRNKIDIICKQVELGYECPLELYGTYSRDQILAALDFDAVNSVREGVKYLENKNTDIFFVTLNKSEKDYSPTTCYNDYSVDETHFHWQSQSTTTENSSTGRRYINNQSKILLFVRETKNKNGRAAPYTFLGSCEYVSHEGERPMNILLKMDEPIPARFMMKTNTLIA, encoded by the coding sequence ATGAGTGACAGCAACACACTTAAGCCCGGAATATACGAGAATGTAGTCACCAAGGATATAAAAGAGGCGCTAAGAGGTGTGCCGGAAAGGCGGAAGTCCCTGAGGGATATCGACAAGGCCGAGGCGCCCAGAATATTGGCAGAGTATGCTGCAGAGGTGATACGAAAAAAGCTGGAGGAGCTCAGCGACCAGAGCAGCTTTTCCGGACAGATCGGGCTGATCAACAAAATAATAGACAGTATAGCTGCCGACTCAGGTGATGATTTTTATAAGGGCTTTGAGGTGTCTCTGGAGCCAGACGGAACGGACAAAAAGGCAAAGCAGCTTTTGGCATTGTTGTCCGCGCAAGAACTTGGCAACAGATCTGCTGATGACCTTGTAAGGCCGGAGACCAGCCTCAGCCAGAGCAGTCTGTTTACAGGAGCCGGGGCTGAGCCTCAGATGTTTGGCGAGCTGAGAAAGGAGATAGCCAGCTCTTCATCTATAGATATATTGGTTTCTTTTATCAAATGGAGCGGCTTAAGACTGATAATAGAGGAGCTGAGAGAATTCACCATAAACGGCGGCCGTTTGCGGGTCATCGCTACCACATATACAGGTGCCACAGACGAAAAGGCGATGGTCGAATTGAGCAAACTGCCAAACACAGAGATCAAGATATCCTACAACACCAAGTCTGCCCGGCTGCATGCCAAGGCGTATATGTTTTACCGCAATACCGGCTTTCATACTGCGTATGTGGGCAGCTCAAATATATCAAACCCCGCTCTCACCTCCGGCTTGGAATGGAATCTAAAGCTGACGGCAAAAGATCAGCCGGACACCCTCAAGAAGATCAGAGCGACCTTTGGATCCTACTGGAAGGCTTCGGATTTTGAAGTCTTTACTGGCAGCGAGGAGGACAGGGGACGTCTGCGGCAGGCTCTCGCGGCAGACAAGAGCCTCTCTACCACCATCACCCCTTATTATACCGGCTTTGAATTCCGGCCATTTTGGTATCAGGATAATATACTCAACCAGCTGCAGGCAGAACGAGAAGTCCATGACTCTTATAAAAACCTCATAGTTGCGGCTACCGGCACCGGCAAAACTATGATCGCCGCCTTTGATTATAAGAATTTTTACAAGGCAAACAGCCAAAGCAAAAACAGGCTGCTCTTTGTAGCTCACAGAAAAGAAATATTGGAGCAAAGCCTGAATACTTACAGGGCAGTATTACGGGATCAAAACTTTGGAGAGCTGTATGTCGATAGATACCGCCCGGAAAAATTTGATCATGTATTTGCCAGCATTCAGACCCTGAATTCAAACGACAACTACAAGGACTTTCCCGCAGACCACTTTGACTATATCGTAGTTGACGAGACACATCACCTTGCGGCTGAAAGCTACAGGCTGATCTTTGAATACTTTACTCCCAAAATACTCCTGGGTATGACAGCTACTCCGGAGCGTATGGATGGACAGAGCATACTGCCGAACTTCAACAACAGGATAGCTGCCGAAATACGCTTGCCCGAGGCCATAAACAAAAAAATACTGTGTCCTTTTCAGTATTTCGGCATTTCCGATCCGGTTGACCTGGCGAGCGTTCGCTGGAGAAATGGAGGATATGATCCCAGCGACTTGGAAAGGGTGTATACTGAGTCAAACGGCGCCAAGCAGCGTGTCGGAAAGATCGTCAATTCGCTTGATAAGTATTTGACAGACATCGGTCAGACCAAGGGATTGGGCTTTTGCGCTACTGTGAAGCATGCAGAGTTTATGGCAGAAGAATTCAACGAAGCCAATATCCCGTCTATCGCCCTGTCCGCCCACTCCTCTGACGAGGAAAGAGGATCAGCCAAAGCCCGGCTCAAAAGTGGTGATATAAAGTTCATCTTTACAGTTGATCTGTATAACGAAGGCGTAGACATACCCGACGTGAATACAGTGCTGTTTTTGAGGCCCACACAGTCGCTGACGGTGTTTTTGCAGCAGCTGGGCAGGGGTCTGAGGCTTGCTGACGGAAAGGAATGCCTGACCTGTTTTGACTATGTGGGCAACGCCAATAAAAAGTATAACTTTGAAGACAAGTTCAACGCCCTTATCACCAAGAGGGATGGGAGCCTGGAGCACGAGATAAAGAACGGCTTTGTAAATGTTCCCAAAGGCTGCAGCATAACTCTTGAAAAGACCGCGCAAGAGACAATCCTTAAGAATATCAGAGAAAACCTGAGTACTATCAAGGGCATCAGAGAGCGTATCGTGGATTACAGGGATGATCACGATGGCCAGTGTCCGACTCTGACAGAGTTTCTGAATAACACAGGCATTGATCCCGAGCGCATTTATGGCAAGCAGAAATATAGCTTTTCCGGTCTTTGCAGAGTGGTGGAGGGAAAGCCTGAGTTAGACGAACCTTTGGTCGAAACGATGCAAAAGGCTTTCCCCCGGTTTTTGTATTGGGACTCCAAGACCCTGATCGAATTCATGCTCCAGATCCTGCCGACCCTGTCTGACAAGACAGATCTATCATCACTGACTCCTAACGAGAATCGGATGCTGAAGATGTTTTATGCGACAGTCTGGTCCAAGATCGACGGCTGGGGGACGAGCGAGGCTAACAGTAATCTCTACAACTTCAGCAAAAGCCCAGTGATGAGAGGGGAACTGATAGAACTGCTGGAATATAGGCGCAATAAGATCGATATTATCTGCAAACAGGTGGAGCTGGGTTATGAATGTCCACTGGAGCTCTACGGTACATATTCACGAGACCAGATATTGGCTGCTCTGGACTTTGATGCTGTCAACAGCGTCCGTGAAGGAGTGAAATACCTGGAAAACAAAAATACAGATATCTTTTTTGTGACCCTGAATAAATCGGAAAAGGACTATTCGCCTACCACCTGTTACAACGATTATTCGGTGGATGAGACTCATTTCCATTGGCAGAGCCAGAGCACTACCACAGAAAACTCGTCTACTGGAAGAAGATATATCAACAACCAAAGCAAGATTCTATTGTTCGTCCGGGAGACCAAAAACAAAAACGGCAGGGCTGCACCATATACCTTTTTGGGATCTTGTGAGTATGTATCCCATGAAGGCGAAAGACCTATGAACATACTGCTGAAAATGGATGAGCCCATCCCGGCCCGGTTTATGATGAAAACAAACACGCTGATCGCGTGA
- the mazG gene encoding nucleoside triphosphate pyrophosphohydrolase, protein MSNQYARLLEVVAALRAPDGCPWDRQQTHKSMAPDLIEEAYELTEAINREDCYSTMDELGDVLMQVALQCQIASEAGEYDMETVCGHLADKLVHRHPHVFGDVKVAGTEEVWANWEALKKQEKGYGERKSALDGIPSTFPALMKGAKLCKRAAKTGFDWPDARSVFDKLDEETEELKQEIEQGTADTIREELGDVLFVLCALANKLGVQPELALQEANAKFERRFRAMEAAITGEGRELKDCTLEEMDAVWDKVKEEERK, encoded by the coding sequence ATGAGTAACCAATACGCCCGGCTGCTGGAAGTGGTGGCCGCCCTCAGAGCCCCCGACGGCTGCCCCTGGGACAGACAGCAGACCCACAAGTCTATGGCCCCGGACCTGATAGAAGAAGCCTACGAGCTCACAGAGGCCATCAACAGGGAGGACTGCTACTCCACCATGGACGAGCTGGGAGACGTGCTGATGCAGGTGGCGCTGCAATGCCAGATAGCCTCGGAGGCCGGCGAATACGACATGGAGACCGTGTGCGGCCACCTGGCGGACAAGCTGGTCCACCGGCACCCTCACGTGTTCGGAGACGTGAAGGTCGCCGGCACCGAAGAAGTGTGGGCCAACTGGGAGGCGCTGAAAAAGCAGGAAAAGGGCTACGGAGAAAGAAAGTCTGCCCTGGACGGCATACCCTCCACCTTTCCCGCCCTGATGAAGGGAGCCAAGCTGTGCAAGCGGGCCGCCAAGACCGGCTTTGACTGGCCCGACGCCCGGAGCGTGTTTGACAAGCTGGACGAAGAGACAGAGGAGCTGAAGCAGGAGATAGAGCAGGGGACAGCCGACACCATACGGGAGGAGCTGGGAGACGTGCTCTTTGTCCTGTGCGCCCTGGCCAACAAGCTGGGCGTGCAGCCCGAGCTGGCCCTGCAGGAGGCCAACGCCAAATTTGAGCGCCGCTTCAGGGCCATGGAGGCCGCCATCACCGGCGAGGGCCGGGAGCTGAAGGACTGCACCCTGGAGGAAATGGACGCCGTGTGGGACAAGGTGAAGGAAGAAGAGAGGAAGTAA
- a CDS encoding amino acid permease: MKPMKQREQASPFDMRAFFAYPSYSSVTVSSVIYASEVCLLVLAAGGGASLAAPVALYVALGFIGALLLCFLITNLYPMGGNCYSIVSGSFSHPAWSAFASVSMLCGYITTLAVCVCCSAELLACMFPKMQLNMPLWSVLIILVLMFTNLRGSGSIRAALAAGGYLFVLCALALILIGIVVNYAETVEAEAPVFVPMDGGGAALAFKAFIFGFASLSGIMTVTERHDLSRRGASPMSVLYVSGIVSVCLFLGFSLLCAARGVMPADGTMTLWELCLDLTGGVSFFAYLTLGSGVLFLLSAANSCFAYFPRLIAVMAEGQLAPRQMRNPGEIHTYSNGVGLLTVFAAAAVLLLRGEIALIIPFLAVFQFAAFCLMLLSAGVRYFHNRRRILCAMSLAGVVAVASLILVFVLIGVGHGTLAAIGIEALLTVVSCRIKKHYTGLAAELSLEDTEPLEPRPYKTTALILTSGIHRGVLPAISYAKSISQDTRALFIATDEHETRQIKEHWERYAMGIPLVILDSPARSIVQPVLRYVREARRERPGYMINVIIPEIVFRSYFSKLLHNKVALVLRLILSFQKDVIVTHVSYYPAMENKGETYE, translated from the coding sequence ATGAAGCCCATGAAGCAGCGGGAACAAGCATCGCCCTTTGACATGAGGGCTTTTTTTGCATATCCTTCTTATTCTTCTGTGACTGTCAGCTCGGTGATCTACGCCTCGGAGGTGTGTCTGCTGGTGCTGGCAGCCGGCGGCGGAGCGTCGCTGGCCGCCCCGGTGGCCCTGTACGTGGCCCTGGGGTTCATAGGGGCCCTGCTCCTGTGCTTTTTGATCACGAACCTCTATCCCATGGGCGGCAACTGCTACAGCATCGTCAGCGGCAGCTTCAGCCACCCGGCCTGGTCGGCCTTTGCCTCCGTGAGCATGCTGTGCGGCTACATCACCACTCTGGCCGTGTGCGTGTGCTGCTCCGCGGAGCTGCTGGCGTGCATGTTTCCCAAAATGCAGCTGAATATGCCTCTGTGGAGCGTGCTCATCATACTGGTGCTCATGTTTACGAACCTCAGGGGCTCCGGCAGCATCCGCGCCGCCCTGGCAGCCGGGGGCTACCTGTTCGTGCTGTGCGCCCTGGCCCTGATACTCATAGGCATAGTGGTGAATTATGCCGAGACGGTGGAGGCGGAGGCCCCCGTGTTTGTCCCGATGGATGGCGGAGGGGCAGCCCTGGCCTTCAAGGCCTTTATCTTCGGCTTTGCCTCCCTGTCCGGGATCATGACCGTCACGGAACGCCACGACCTGTCCCGCAGAGGCGCCTCGCCCATGAGCGTGCTGTATGTGTCGGGCATAGTGAGCGTGTGCCTGTTTCTGGGCTTTTCCCTGCTGTGCGCCGCCCGGGGCGTCATGCCCGCCGACGGGACCATGACCCTGTGGGAGCTGTGCCTGGACCTCACCGGAGGCGTCAGCTTTTTTGCATATCTCACCTTGGGGTCCGGAGTGCTGTTTTTGCTGTCGGCCGCCAATTCCTGCTTTGCCTATTTCCCCAGACTCATCGCCGTGATGGCAGAGGGGCAGCTGGCCCCCAGGCAGATGCGAAACCCCGGCGAGATACACACCTATTCCAACGGAGTGGGCCTCCTGACGGTGTTTGCCGCTGCCGCAGTGCTGCTGCTGAGAGGTGAGATAGCCCTCATCATACCCTTTTTGGCCGTGTTTCAATTCGCCGCCTTTTGCCTGATGCTGCTGTCCGCCGGCGTGAGATATTTTCACAACAGACGGCGCATACTGTGCGCCATGTCCCTGGCGGGGGTGGTGGCTGTGGCGTCGCTCATATTGGTCTTTGTGCTCATAGGAGTGGGCCACGGCACCCTGGCGGCCATAGGCATCGAGGCCCTGCTCACCGTGGTCAGCTGCCGGATAAAGAAGCATTACACCGGCCTGGCGGCGGAGCTGAGCCTGGAGGACACGGAGCCCCTGGAGCCCCGTCCCTACAAGACTACGGCACTCATACTCACCTCCGGCATCCACCGGGGCGTGCTGCCCGCCATCAGCTACGCCAAGAGCATTTCCCAGGACACCCGGGCCCTCTTTATCGCCACGGATGAACACGAGACCCGCCAGATCAAGGAGCATTGGGAAAGATACGCCATGGGTATCCCCCTGGTGATACTGGACAGCCCCGCCCGCAGCATAGTGCAGCCCGTGCTGCGCTACGTGAGGGAGGCCCGCCGGGAACGCCCCGGCTATATGATCAACGTGATCATCCCCGAGATAGTCTTCCGCAGCTATTTTTCCAAGCTGCTCCACAACAAGGTGGCCCTGGTGCTGCGGCTGATACTGTCTTTTCAAAAGGACGTGATAGTCACCCACGTGTCCTATTACCCAGCCATGGAAAACAAAGGAGAAACCTATGAGTAA
- a CDS encoding efflux RND transporter permease subunit, with amino-acid sequence MGITVAAIRRPIMICMFIMALIVFGVRGLDNMSKELIPNVDIPYVIVMVSYSGAGPEEIEVQVNRVIEQNVAGIENLKNLTSMAQDSIGIVVLEFKLGTDINVASADVRDKAASAKRSLPDDADDPIVQKLDINSKPIMNITVRGTASLKELRAYADNTLKDELAACSGVSAVNVNGGEEREIHIDVDKNRLAAYNTNISAISAAVAGATMNLPAGKIRMGHYSYSLRTVGEFDTVDEIKEVMIKASNGRYFRLKDVADIRDGVKELDRYSRIDGANAVTLSVQKISGGNTVEVVDGVKAKIDRLNKGLPASMRIISLTDDGEEVATSLFEVEKTLGEAIVIVVLIVMLFLHSIRGTFIVGIAIPTSLFATFGPMSAFGFSLNMLTMLALCLVIGILVDDSIVVLENIERHLRKGESVVDAAINGRSEIGFAAIAISMVDIVVFLPIAFMGGMIGRMFRQFGITIACAVAFSLMMSFTLAPMLASKFLKLHSEETANIQKLKDDYKSGKLGLWGRISYGFNAFMDVIGNGIARLIRIYEKLLEWTLQNKFTTLFIGTALLFVVLLLTQPLMSLAAGPKGIIGPRLFLMILIGVCWLICMFRQPDKFAPTLFSVVCVLLLLFVNFQLGFNLSPTGDNGRFSVTIRLPEGSSLSDTDKVAKKVEAIIAKLPEMETKTVKYREFLIYNPSTWFREYEKELTPHYITTVGSTSTGAFASGGTGDNYAAISVYAHPKQFRKRSTQEIVDSMKKELSEIAGPVSINVGVSSSFGGGGGGGNGVSYKVTGQDMDLLYKWAKVVAKEMAETDGITDVDISYKPGVPEKQVVIRRDKIAEAGVGIYDVASAVRFANTGNTNTTFRDNGFEYDINVRYKEADRSKLTEIPDFIVSTVNNRPIYLKDVADIIDGFAPNQIDRENRERKIEVTSNMMGGYAMGNVQQVTDAKMAKLNLPNGVRVSGAGMSEDMAENFGYILSALGLAIILVYMLMCALFESLLTPLVIMFTLPQALAGGLLALYITGTIMSIISMIGFIMLIGLVTKNAILLCDVTNQLRQKGLTKHEAIVAAGEARLRPILMTTVAMIGGMLPMAISNAENSEIRAPMAITVIGGLCLSMFLTLLVIPVLYDIVDTVWHWIIRVKWLSGIRKQTEDKEEEWLASRSDDFDPTDVA; translated from the coding sequence AACCGGGTCATAGAGCAGAACGTGGCCGGTATCGAAAATCTGAAAAACCTGACCAGTATGGCCCAGGACAGTATAGGAATAGTGGTGCTGGAGTTCAAGCTGGGCACCGATATCAACGTGGCTTCCGCCGACGTGCGCGACAAGGCTGCTTCCGCCAAGCGGTCTCTGCCGGATGACGCCGACGACCCCATAGTGCAAAAGCTGGATATCAACTCCAAGCCTATCATGAATATCACGGTGCGGGGCACTGCGTCCCTGAAGGAGCTGCGCGCCTACGCGGACAACACCCTCAAGGACGAGCTGGCTGCCTGCTCCGGCGTGTCTGCGGTCAACGTCAACGGCGGCGAGGAGAGAGAGATCCACATAGACGTGGACAAGAACCGTCTGGCCGCCTACAACACCAATATCAGCGCCATATCTGCGGCTGTGGCCGGCGCCACCATGAACCTGCCTGCCGGCAAGATCCGCATGGGGCACTACTCCTACAGCCTGAGGACCGTGGGCGAGTTTGACACGGTGGACGAGATCAAGGAGGTCATGATCAAGGCCTCCAACGGCAGATATTTCCGCCTGAAGGACGTGGCCGACATACGCGACGGCGTCAAGGAGCTGGACAGATACAGCCGCATCGACGGCGCCAACGCCGTGACCCTCAGCGTGCAGAAGATCTCCGGCGGCAACACCGTGGAGGTGGTGGACGGCGTCAAGGCCAAGATAGACAGGCTCAACAAGGGCCTGCCTGCGTCCATGCGCATCATCTCCCTCACCGATGACGGCGAGGAAGTGGCCACCAGCCTCTTTGAAGTGGAGAAGACCCTGGGCGAAGCCATCGTCATAGTGGTGCTCATAGTCATGCTGTTTCTGCATTCCATCCGTGGCACCTTTATCGTGGGCATCGCCATCCCCACTTCGCTGTTTGCCACCTTTGGCCCCATGTCGGCCTTCGGCTTCTCCCTGAACATGCTCACCATGCTGGCCCTGTGTCTGGTCATCGGTATTCTGGTGGACGACTCCATCGTCGTTCTGGAAAACATCGAGCGCCACCTCCGCAAGGGCGAGAGCGTGGTGGACGCCGCCATCAACGGCCGTTCGGAGATAGGCTTTGCCGCCATCGCCATCAGTATGGTGGATATAGTGGTGTTCCTGCCCATAGCCTTTATGGGCGGTATGATAGGCCGTATGTTCAGGCAGTTCGGTATCACCATCGCCTGCGCCGTGGCCTTCTCCCTGATGATGTCCTTTACCCTGGCTCCCATGCTGGCCAGCAAGTTCCTGAAGCTGCACAGCGAAGAGACTGCGAACATACAGAAGCTCAAGGACGACTACAAGAGCGGCAAGCTGGGCCTGTGGGGCCGGATATCCTACGGCTTCAACGCTTTTATGGACGTGATCGGCAACGGCATCGCCCGGCTGATCAGGATATACGAAAAGCTGCTGGAGTGGACTCTGCAGAACAAGTTCACCACCCTGTTCATCGGGACGGCTCTCCTGTTTGTAGTGCTGCTCCTGACCCAGCCTCTCATGAGCCTGGCCGCGGGGCCCAAGGGCATCATAGGCCCGCGCCTCTTCCTGATGATCCTGATAGGCGTCTGCTGGCTCATATGTATGTTCAGACAGCCGGACAAGTTCGCGCCCACTCTGTTCAGCGTGGTGTGCGTGCTGCTGCTGCTGTTCGTCAACTTCCAGCTGGGCTTCAACCTGTCTCCCACCGGCGACAACGGCCGGTTCAGCGTGACCATCCGCCTGCCGGAGGGCAGCAGCCTCAGCGACACCGACAAGGTGGCCAAAAAGGTGGAAGCCATCATAGCCAAGCTGCCGGAAATGGAGACCAAGACGGTGAAGTACAGAGAGTTCCTGATCTACAACCCCTCCACCTGGTTCAGGGAGTATGAGAAGGAGCTGACTCCCCACTATATCACCACCGTGGGTTCCACCTCCACCGGCGCCTTTGCCTCCGGCGGTACCGGCGACAACTACGCGGCCATATCCGTGTATGCCCATCCCAAGCAGTTCAGAAAGAGGAGCACCCAGGAGATAGTGGACAGCATGAAAAAGGAGCTGTCCGAGATAGCGGGCCCCGTGTCCATTAACGTGGGCGTGTCCTCCAGCTTCGGCGGCGGAGGAGGCGGCGGCAACGGCGTCTCCTACAAGGTCACCGGCCAGGATATGGACCTGCTTTACAAGTGGGCTAAGGTGGTGGCCAAGGAAATGGCCGAGACCGACGGCATCACCGACGTGGATATCAGCTACAAGCCCGGCGTGCCCGAAAAGCAGGTGGTCATCCGCAGGGACAAGATCGCCGAGGCCGGCGTAGGCATCTACGACGTGGCGTCTGCGGTGCGTTTTGCCAATACGGGCAACACCAATACCACCTTCAGGGACAACGGCTTTGAATATGATATCAACGTGCGCTACAAGGAGGCGGACCGCAGCAAGCTGACGGAGATACCCGACTTCATCGTATCCACGGTGAACAACCGCCCCATCTATCTGAAGGACGTGGCCGACATCATAGACGGCTTTGCCCCCAACCAGATAGACAGGGAAAACAGAGAGAGAAAGATAGAGGTCACCTCCAACATGATGGGCGGCTACGCCATGGGCAACGTGCAGCAGGTGACCGACGCCAAGATGGCCAAGCTGAACCTGCCCAACGGCGTGCGGGTGTCCGGCGCCGGCATGAGCGAGGACATGGCCGAAAACTTTGGCTACATCCTCAGCGCTCTGGGTCTGGCCATCATATTGGTCTATATGCTCATGTGCGCCCTGTTTGAGTCGCTGCTGACCCCGCTGGTCATCATGTTCACCCTGCCTCAGGCTCTGGCGGGCGGTCTGCTGGCCCTGTATATCACGGGCACCATCATGAGCATCATCTCCATGATCGGCTTTATCATGCTCATAGGTCTGGTGACCAAGAACGCCATTCTGCTGTGCGACGTGACCAACCAGCTGAGGCAGAAGGGCCTGACCAAGCACGAAGCCATCGTGGCTGCCGGCGAGGCGCGACTGAGGCCTATCCTCATGACCACCGTGGCCATGATCGGCGGTATGCTGCCTATGGCCATATCCAACGCCGAAAACTCGGAGATCAGAGCCCCTATGGCCATCACGGTCATCGGCGGCCTGTGCCTGAGTATGTTTTTGACTCTGCTGGTGATCCCCGTGCTGTATGACATCGTGGACACGGTGTGGCACTGGATCATACGGGTCAAGTGGCTTTCCGGCATACGGAAGCAGACCGAGGACAAGGAAGAGGAATGGCTGGCCAGCCGCTCCGACGACTTTGATCCTACGGACGTAGCCTGA